The Oncorhynchus tshawytscha isolate Ot180627B linkage group LG05, Otsh_v2.0, whole genome shotgun sequence genome includes a window with the following:
- the LOC112250658 gene encoding elongation of very long chain fatty acids protein 1, producing MLQDIGARAMEVYEFLLKGTDPRLWGYPLMQSPVNMTAILLTYIFFVLVAGPRFMANRKPFQLKEAMIAYNFTMVAMSTFIVYEFLMSGWATTYTWRCDAIDYSDSPQGLRMVRVAWLFLFSKFIELLDTVFFVLRKKHGQITFLHVFHHSFMPWTWWWGVSFAPGGMGSFHAMVNSIVHIIMYSYYGLSAAGPQFQKFLWWKKYMTAIQLVQFVMVSLHATQYYFMNSCDYQVPLFIHLIWMYGTFFFVLFSNFWYQAYVKGKRLPKQDTKPSLNGKANGTTLVANGKYHENSTSNGTSNSSSHHKNGSAHADKMKKS from the exons ATGCTTCAGGACATTGGTGCTAGAGCCATGGAGGTCTACGAGTTCCTCTTGAAGGGAACAG ACCCGCGATTGTGGGGCTACCCACTCATGCAGAGTCCGGTGAACATGACGGCCATCTTGCTGACCTACATCTTCTTCGTGCTGGTCGCTGGGCCTCGCTTCATGGCCAACCGCAAGCCCTTCCAGCTCAAGGAGGCCATGATCGCCTACAACTTTACCATGGTGGCGATGTCAACCTTTATTGTCTATGAG TTCTTGATGTCTGGCTGGGCCACAACATACACATGGAGATGTGACGCAATTGATTACTCAGACAGCCCCCAAGGCCTTAGA ATGGTTCGAGTGGCCTGGTTGTTCTTGTTCTCCAAATTCATTGAGCTCTTGGACACG GTGTTCTTCGTTCTGAGGAAGAAACATGGCCAGATCACCTTCCTGCATGTCTTCCACCACTCCTTCATGCCCTGGACCTGGTGGTGGGGCGTCAGCTTCGCTCCCG GAGGAATGGGCTCTTTCCATGCCATGGTGAATTCCATCGTCCACATCATCATGTATTCTTACTACGGCCTGTCTGCGGCTGGACCACAATTCCAAAAGTTCCTCTGGTGGAAGAAGTACATGACCGCCATCCAGCTG GTTCAGTTTGTGATGGTGTCCCTTCACGCCACCCAGTATTACTTCATGAATAGCTGTGACTACCAGGTTCCCCTGTTCATCCACCTCATCTGGATGTATGGCACCTTCTTCTTTGTGCTCTTCTCCAACTTCTGGTACCAGGCTTACGTAAAGGGCAAGAGGTTGCCCAAGCAGGATACCAAGCCCAGCCTCAATGGCAAGGCCAACGGGACCACCTTGGTCGCCAATGGCAAATACCATGAGAACAGTACCAGCAATGGCACCAGCAACAGTTCCAGTCACCACAAAAATGGCAGTGCCCATGCGGACAAGATGAAGAAGTCCTAG